The Salvelinus namaycush isolate Seneca chromosome 16, SaNama_1.0, whole genome shotgun sequence genome has a segment encoding these proteins:
- the LOC120061110 gene encoding bridging integrator 2-like, giving the protein MSEGHSPKGGAGVFAKRVQRQLSRGKEKVLQKFGKTVETKDERFEHCLLNLTDQQIDGNRLYKDLKHYLSSVKEMREASKRLSQSLYGVYEPDWDGEEDLGAIVEGEDLLWNDYEAKLLDQALRTMESYMSQFPDVREKVAKRGRKLVDYDSSRHHLEAMQNAKKKDDVKIAKAADEVNIAQSVFEGINRELREELPALYDSRIGCYVSVFTAISNLRDTFFKEMTTFNSDLQNVMKDLKDQHPDKVFVIKGLNRTGSLMRRSLMSPKSWKASFSDFHQSSSPGKSGTLTRDRSSLRSPSSPRYDESLTSTPAVSSRPLPIEEPSSGARDLDADSTCSEDPTAEKKPGSESRDDTTTTEGASGSGQKSGEEKLAEEEKGVKRGKSEPSSKQHPAALTESTSEVTNSHDLESVELQLSAIDTPQLTIESSVAPEDAGVHGVQNGAATDGSDSDIEATGLVQKAETLHIQEPEDVKNTVV; this is encoded by the exons ATGTCAGAAGGCCACAGTCCAAAAGGAGGTGCTGGGGTCTTTGCCAAAAGAGTCCAAAGGCAACTGAGCAGGGGCAAGGAGAAG GTCTTGCAGAAGTTTGGAAAGACAGTGGAGACCAAAGATGAAAGATTTGAGCATTGCCTCTTAAATCTCACTGACCAACAG ATTGATGGGAACCGGTTATACAAAGACCTAAAGCATTACCTTAGTTCTGTCAAAG AAATGCGGGAAGCTTCAAAACGTCTTTCCCAGTCCCTGTATGGTGTCTATGAGCCGGACTGGGATGGAGAAGAGGACCTGGGGGCCATTGTAGAG GGTGAAGACCTTCTGTGGAATGATTATGAGGCGAAGCTGTTAGACCAGGCGCTTCGTACCATGGAGTCTTATATGAGCCAGTTCCCAGATGTCAGG GAGAAGGTGGCCAAACGAGGCAGGAAGCTGGTTGACTACGATTCCTCCCGTCACCACTTGGAGGCGATGCAGAATGCTAAAAAGAAAGATGATGTCAAAATAGCCAAG GCAGCTGATGAGGTGAACATAGCCCAGAGTGTCTTTGAGGGCATCAACAGAGAGCTGAGGGAGGAGCTCCCTGCTCTCTATGACAG CCGAATTGGATGCTATGTGTCAGTCTTCACAGCCATCTCAAATTTGCGGGACACCTTCTTCAAGGAAATGACTACT TTCAACAGTGATTTGCAGAATGTGATGAAGGATCTGAAGGATCAGCATCCAGACAAGGTATTTGTCATCAAGGGGTTGAATCG GACTGGCTCTCTGATGAGGCGATCTCTCATGTCCCCCAAGTCATGGAAGGCCAGCTTCTCTGACTTCCATCAGAGTTCTAGTCCAGGCAAGTCAGGCACCCTCACTAGAGACAGGTCCAGCCTCAGATCCCCTAGTAGTCCTCGCTACGATGAGTCACTCACCAGCACACCTGCAGTCTCCTCACGGCCCCTACCTATTGAAGAGCCCTCCTCAGGGGCCAGAGACCTGGATGCAGACTCCACCTGTAGTGAGGATCCTACTGCAGAGAAGAAACCTGGGTCTGAAAGCAGGGatgacaccaccaccacagaagGGGCCTCCGGTAGTGGTCAAAAGTCAGGGGAAGAGAAACTGGCGGAGGAAGAAAAGGGTGTTAAAAGGGGAAAGTCTGAGCCTTCTTCAAAACAGCACCCTGCTGCATTAACTGAGAGTACCTCCGAAGTGACAAACTCCCATGACCTGGAGAGTGTTGAGCTCCAGCTCTCGGCCATAGACACCCCCCAGCTGACCATAGAGAGCTCTGTGGCCCCTGAGGACGCTGGGGTCCATGGTGTGCAGAACGGAGCGGCTACTGATGGCTCTGATTCTGACATAGAGGCCACTGGGCTTGTCCAAAAG GCAGAAACATTGCATATCCAGGAGCCAGAGGATGTGAAAAACACTGTGGTTTAA